The following proteins are encoded in a genomic region of Cataglyphis hispanica isolate Lineage 1 chromosome 1, ULB_Chis1_1.0, whole genome shotgun sequence:
- the LOC126849645 gene encoding uncharacterized protein LOC126849645 isoform X2 yields MAGSTCRVLVTLTILALSGVLAIQNDKTSSRTSRDNIVLSANAYSGPEKTSSDSQSESLTFQRTVPAFQLESSKSVRDYDGEQSRFVFKDTDRDEPIDELTSSKHVAQIDGNNIEVKAGEYYKITPTTSESMSGEGQGAPLRVDLLSEPHQLVGAPRQQAQHSQQLTDLQRRGRQEIPRIYSEHAPPPILQTVAPGQRQANPDIQDIITGIVKLLNGNVNVAANTVRPLRPIQATRINNRGPPRISDVPPLPPDFDTPDGNRRPISSYKSSPPPLDSSFHRDKNFSMTENSQHDLKPESEISQASSTIKKDASHQGTLIEDDDAKNHTSNFGVDKDRVEIVANNDSAIPNTTKKSEIEESTKKHHIVNKYHTPLKENKINGEETLILGVATDYITPTHTTRHPEPSKATTSSQVKVTKSSKSEEKASFATFKVEKPIEKTTTKTFSTSTLNIETSSSVQVIESIPTKVVLRPTFADSAESSTDIKSAVSLEPSSVSDVTEYTEPMSSVSTPTDGLPTSYSKSTTTMEKSTVRPTASIPTKNTGSTERYRPRPGIVLDDTLDYTGAQGLPSQRPYITPLRHPAPGDIFDVTVSAIQGPGGSSGESVRVSVNSGSGDVILTSAVGGQGFVSIDGKRTYLNLFDNTDRTSGSTHVQPQPTRTQPPPIIGTGLAIPQPDVPVATLRPNGPNRRQPPLYRRPTQPPVRIDTCIVGDTSTCDANQHEACATVQGVSACHCKPGYARLQHSLPCKRIVSIVVSIRVDKFYDKKVVWDRGLADKDSEPYQTLAYEANRAIESAMSMTPFSDEYMGSLINNVYQGDVSQGQGGVFMNATLKLTYEARTIRPSLAGELQRHLLGVIHRRNNNIGNSALYVDSPPGSISNLQDLDECASSELNDCHSSASCANTFGGFTCSCNPGLKDPHKDDLEKSGRICLTCPSTYCNNRGTCSYQGDQMQCACTGNYYGAQCEVDGEVLGVAIGASVAALIIIVLTLVCLVMWSRKWSREQKSARSPVYGYIQGGIPGTLPGTLARVGSVGTLASVKQGPPTNLPPYMWAHFGDHMATANLYATEPMGPTRPSSAMFGYPPMNIHGTLPPVPLPRLQAPPRQRLRPQPDPDSSDSEPQDKDRADLIPQSSGFHVPRPKSRSSLANQSGIYNDVEYDQGDVHHLSKNNIPLSTYRPYYRT; encoded by the exons ATGGCAGGCTCGACGTGCAGGGTCCTTGTGACCTTGACGATCCTTGCACTATCTG gaGTGCTAGCCATACAAAACGATAAAACATCCTCTCGTACCTCTCGAGATAATATCGTGCTGAGTGCCAACGCTTACTCTGGTCCCGAAAAAACATCCAGTGACAGTCAATCGGAGTCCTTGACGTTTCAAAGGACCGTCCCAGCATTTCAGCTGGAAAGCTCGAAGAGCGTTCGCGATTACGACGGGGAACAATCGAGATTCGTATTCAAAGATACGGATCGCGACGAGCCCATCGACGAATTAACGTCGTCGAAGCATGTGGCTCAAATCGACGGCAATAACATCGAAGTGAAAGCCGGAGAGTATTACAA GATAACGCCCACTACCAGCGAATCGATGTCGGGGGAAGGACAAGGGGCTCCGCTGAGAGTAGATCTTCTGTCGGAGCCCCATCAGCTGGTTGGCGCTCCGAGGCAACAAGCACAGCATTCGCAACAATTAACGGACCTTCAACGGCGAGGTCGGCAAGAGATCCCGAGGATCTATAGCGAGCATGCGCCGCCGCCAATTTTGCAAACTGTCGCACCAGGTCAAAGACAAGCAAATCCCGATATACAGGATATTATCACCGGCATCGTCAAGCTGCTCAATGGCAACGTAAACGTAGCTGCCAACACCGTGAGGCCATTGAGGCCGATACAAGCGACGag GATCAACAATAGAGGACCGCCCAGAATTTCGGATGTGCCGCCGTTACCGCCGGATTTTGACACTCCTG atgGCAACAGACGGCCGATATCGTCGTATAAATCCTCGCCACCCCCGCTGGATTCTAGTTTCCATCGCGATAAGAACTTCTCGATGACGGAGAATTCGCAGCACGATTTAAAACCGGAATCTGAGATATCCCAAGCAAGCTCGACGATAAAGAAAGACGCCAGTCATCAAGGAACGCTTATCGAAGACGATGATGCTAAGAATCATACGAGCAACTTTGGCGTTGACAAAGATCGGGTCGAAATCGTCGCGAACAATGATTCAGCTATCCCGAACACGACGAAAAAATCTGAAATCGAAGAGTCTACAAAGAAGCATCATATCGTAAACAAGTATCATACGCCCTTGAAGGAGAACAAAATTAATGGCGAGGAAACGTTGATTCTCGGTGTCGCCACAGATTACATCACTCCGACTCACACGACGCGACATCCGGAGCCCTCGAAGGCGACGACGTCTTCCCAAGTTAAAGTTACGAAATCCTCGAAGAGCGAGGAGAAAGCGTCGTTCGCAACCTTCAAGGTGGAAAAACCGATCGAGAAAACTACCACGAAGACCTTCTCGACGAGTACCTTAAACATAGAGACCAGTTCGTCGGTTCAAGTGATCGAATCTATACCGACAAAGGTCGTTCTTCGACCGACTTTCGCTGATTCTGCGGAATCGAGCACCGATATCAAATCCGCCGTGAGTTTGGAACCTAGCAGCGTATCAGATGTCACGGAATACACAGAACCGATGTCCAGCGTCTCGACGCCGACTGACGGTCTCCCTACTAGTTATTCAAAGAGCACGACCACGATGGAAAAGAGTACCGTTCGTCCTACAGCCTCGATCCCTACGAAAAATACAG gatCTACGGAGCGTTATCGTCCACGACCTGGAATCGTTCTGGACGACACTCTGGATTATACAGGTGCTCAAGGATTGCCAAGTCAGAGGCCTTACATCACACCATTGAGACATCCAGCTCCTGGTGACATCTTTGATGTAACTGTCTCGGCAATCCAGGGGCCTGGGGGAAGCTCCg GAGAGAGCGTCAGGGTGTCTGTGAATTCAGGTAGCGGTGATGTCATATTAACTTCCGCTGTGGGCGGACAAGGTTTCGTCAGCATCGATGGTAAAAGAacgtatttaaatttgttcgaTAATACGGATCGGACATCCGGATCCACTCATGTACAACCGCAACCGACTAGAACCCAACCGCCACCCATCATTGGTACTGG TCTCGCCATTCCTCAACCGGACGTACCTGTCGCCACTTTACGTCCAAATGGACCGAATCGGAGGCAACCACCGTTATATCGAAGACCGACGCAGCCACCTGTCAGAATAGACACCTGTATCGTGGGCGACACGAGTACGTGCGACGCGAATCAACACGAGGCTTGCGCGACCGTTCAAGGAGTATCGGCTTGTCATTGTAAGCCAGGATACGCGAGATTGCAGCATTCGCTACCGTGCAAAA gaattGTTAGCATCGTTGTGTCAATTAGAGTGGATAAATTCTACGACAAGAAAGTTGTGTGGGATCGAGGTCTGGCTGATAAGGATTCAGAACCTTATCAGACTCTCGCTTACGAGGCCAATAGAGCC ATTGAATCTGCCATGTCTATGACACCGTTCTCGGATGAGTATATGGGATCATTGATAAACAATGTTTATCAAGGAGACGTGAGTCAAGGACAAGGCGGAGTCTTTATGAATGCAACTCTAAAGCTCACTTACGAAGCGAGAACAATTAGGCCAAGTTTAGCTGGAGAGCTCCAAAGACATCTACTAGGTGTTATTCATAGAAGGAATAACAATATTGGAAACAGTGCCTTATATGTGGACAGTCCACCTGGATCTATATCGAATTTGCAAg ATTTGGACGAATGCGCTTCGTCGGAATTGAACGATTGTCATTCCTCCGCCAGTTGTGCCAATACATTCGGCGGTTTCACGTGCTCCTGCAATCCGGGATTAAAAGATCCTCACAAAGACGATCTCGAAAAATCCGGTAGAATATGTCTGACGTGCCCTTCGACCTATTGCAATAATCGTGGCACTTGCTCTTATCAAGGAGATCAAATGCAATGCGC ATGCACCGGTAATTATTATGGAGCGCAATGCGAGGTTGATGGTGAAGTCTTGGGCGTTGCTATAGGCGCATCTGTGgctgcattaataataatcgtattGACGCTAGTCTGTCTCGTTATGTggag TCGAAAGTGGTCTCGCGAACAAAAGTCTGCACGTTCCCCGGTGTACGGTTACATTCAAGGCGGAATTCCCGGTACTCTTCCtg ggACTTTAGCGAGGGTCGGTTCTGTAGGTACTCTAGCATCCGTAAAACAAGGTCCGCCGACGAATTTACCGCCTTACATGTGGGCTCATTTTGGTGATCACATGGCAACAGCGAATCTCTACGCG ACCGAACCCATGGGCCCTACGCGACCGAGTTCAGCAATGTTCG
- the LOC126849645 gene encoding uncharacterized protein LOC126849645 isoform X1, translating to MAGSTCRVLVTLTILALSGVLAIQNDKTSSRTSRDNIVLSANAYSGPEKTSSDSQSESLTFQRTVPAFQLESSKSVRDYDGEQSRFVFKDTDRDEPIDELTSSKHVAQIDGNNIEVKAGEYYKITPTTSESMSGEGQGAPLRVDLLSEPHQLVGAPRQQAQHSQQLTDLQRRGRQEIPRIYSEHAPPPILQTVAPGQRQANPDIQDIITGIVKLLNGNVNVAANTVRPLRPIQATRINNRGPPRISDVPPLPPDFDTPGMNPPPPPPPPLSSSHPYPFEKPPAPDRPLLNQLPPERPVRPFINGVPLPEQVVPPWAWDPSHNGNRRPISSYKSSPPPLDSSFHRDKNFSMTENSQHDLKPESEISQASSTIKKDASHQGTLIEDDDAKNHTSNFGVDKDRVEIVANNDSAIPNTTKKSEIEESTKKHHIVNKYHTPLKENKINGEETLILGVATDYITPTHTTRHPEPSKATTSSQVKVTKSSKSEEKASFATFKVEKPIEKTTTKTFSTSTLNIETSSSVQVIESIPTKVVLRPTFADSAESSTDIKSAVSLEPSSVSDVTEYTEPMSSVSTPTDGLPTSYSKSTTTMEKSTVRPTASIPTKNTGSTERYRPRPGIVLDDTLDYTGAQGLPSQRPYITPLRHPAPGDIFDVTVSAIQGPGGSSGESVRVSVNSGSGDVILTSAVGGQGFVSIDGKRTYLNLFDNTDRTSGSTHVQPQPTRTQPPPIIGTGLAIPQPDVPVATLRPNGPNRRQPPLYRRPTQPPVRIDTCIVGDTSTCDANQHEACATVQGVSACHCKPGYARLQHSLPCKRIVSIVVSIRVDKFYDKKVVWDRGLADKDSEPYQTLAYEANRAIESAMSMTPFSDEYMGSLINNVYQGDVSQGQGGVFMNATLKLTYEARTIRPSLAGELQRHLLGVIHRRNNNIGNSALYVDSPPGSISNLQDLDECASSELNDCHSSASCANTFGGFTCSCNPGLKDPHKDDLEKSGRICLTCPSTYCNNRGTCSYQGDQMQCACTGNYYGAQCEVDGEVLGVAIGASVAALIIIVLTLVCLVMWSRKWSREQKSARSPVYGYIQGGIPGTLPGTLARVGSVGTLASVKQGPPTNLPPYMWAHFGDHMATANLYATEPMGPTRPSSAMFGYPPMNIHGTLPPVPLPRLQAPPRQRLRPQPDPDSSDSEPQDKDRADLIPQSSGFHVPRPKSRSSLANQSGIYNDVEYDQGDVHHLSKNNIPLSTYRPYYRT from the exons ATGGCAGGCTCGACGTGCAGGGTCCTTGTGACCTTGACGATCCTTGCACTATCTG gaGTGCTAGCCATACAAAACGATAAAACATCCTCTCGTACCTCTCGAGATAATATCGTGCTGAGTGCCAACGCTTACTCTGGTCCCGAAAAAACATCCAGTGACAGTCAATCGGAGTCCTTGACGTTTCAAAGGACCGTCCCAGCATTTCAGCTGGAAAGCTCGAAGAGCGTTCGCGATTACGACGGGGAACAATCGAGATTCGTATTCAAAGATACGGATCGCGACGAGCCCATCGACGAATTAACGTCGTCGAAGCATGTGGCTCAAATCGACGGCAATAACATCGAAGTGAAAGCCGGAGAGTATTACAA GATAACGCCCACTACCAGCGAATCGATGTCGGGGGAAGGACAAGGGGCTCCGCTGAGAGTAGATCTTCTGTCGGAGCCCCATCAGCTGGTTGGCGCTCCGAGGCAACAAGCACAGCATTCGCAACAATTAACGGACCTTCAACGGCGAGGTCGGCAAGAGATCCCGAGGATCTATAGCGAGCATGCGCCGCCGCCAATTTTGCAAACTGTCGCACCAGGTCAAAGACAAGCAAATCCCGATATACAGGATATTATCACCGGCATCGTCAAGCTGCTCAATGGCAACGTAAACGTAGCTGCCAACACCGTGAGGCCATTGAGGCCGATACAAGCGACGag GATCAACAATAGAGGACCGCCCAGAATTTCGGATGTGCCGCCGTTACCGCCGGATTTTGACACTCCTGGTATGAATccaccgccgccaccgccgccgccactATCATCCTCCCATCCTTATCCGTTCGAAAAGCCTCCTGCACCCGACAGACCATTATTAAATCAGTTACCACCAGAGAGACCCGTTAGACCCTTCATCAACGGAGTGCCATTACCAGAACAGGTCGTGCCACCTTGGGCTTGGGATCCTTCGCATA atgGCAACAGACGGCCGATATCGTCGTATAAATCCTCGCCACCCCCGCTGGATTCTAGTTTCCATCGCGATAAGAACTTCTCGATGACGGAGAATTCGCAGCACGATTTAAAACCGGAATCTGAGATATCCCAAGCAAGCTCGACGATAAAGAAAGACGCCAGTCATCAAGGAACGCTTATCGAAGACGATGATGCTAAGAATCATACGAGCAACTTTGGCGTTGACAAAGATCGGGTCGAAATCGTCGCGAACAATGATTCAGCTATCCCGAACACGACGAAAAAATCTGAAATCGAAGAGTCTACAAAGAAGCATCATATCGTAAACAAGTATCATACGCCCTTGAAGGAGAACAAAATTAATGGCGAGGAAACGTTGATTCTCGGTGTCGCCACAGATTACATCACTCCGACTCACACGACGCGACATCCGGAGCCCTCGAAGGCGACGACGTCTTCCCAAGTTAAAGTTACGAAATCCTCGAAGAGCGAGGAGAAAGCGTCGTTCGCAACCTTCAAGGTGGAAAAACCGATCGAGAAAACTACCACGAAGACCTTCTCGACGAGTACCTTAAACATAGAGACCAGTTCGTCGGTTCAAGTGATCGAATCTATACCGACAAAGGTCGTTCTTCGACCGACTTTCGCTGATTCTGCGGAATCGAGCACCGATATCAAATCCGCCGTGAGTTTGGAACCTAGCAGCGTATCAGATGTCACGGAATACACAGAACCGATGTCCAGCGTCTCGACGCCGACTGACGGTCTCCCTACTAGTTATTCAAAGAGCACGACCACGATGGAAAAGAGTACCGTTCGTCCTACAGCCTCGATCCCTACGAAAAATACAG gatCTACGGAGCGTTATCGTCCACGACCTGGAATCGTTCTGGACGACACTCTGGATTATACAGGTGCTCAAGGATTGCCAAGTCAGAGGCCTTACATCACACCATTGAGACATCCAGCTCCTGGTGACATCTTTGATGTAACTGTCTCGGCAATCCAGGGGCCTGGGGGAAGCTCCg GAGAGAGCGTCAGGGTGTCTGTGAATTCAGGTAGCGGTGATGTCATATTAACTTCCGCTGTGGGCGGACAAGGTTTCGTCAGCATCGATGGTAAAAGAacgtatttaaatttgttcgaTAATACGGATCGGACATCCGGATCCACTCATGTACAACCGCAACCGACTAGAACCCAACCGCCACCCATCATTGGTACTGG TCTCGCCATTCCTCAACCGGACGTACCTGTCGCCACTTTACGTCCAAATGGACCGAATCGGAGGCAACCACCGTTATATCGAAGACCGACGCAGCCACCTGTCAGAATAGACACCTGTATCGTGGGCGACACGAGTACGTGCGACGCGAATCAACACGAGGCTTGCGCGACCGTTCAAGGAGTATCGGCTTGTCATTGTAAGCCAGGATACGCGAGATTGCAGCATTCGCTACCGTGCAAAA gaattGTTAGCATCGTTGTGTCAATTAGAGTGGATAAATTCTACGACAAGAAAGTTGTGTGGGATCGAGGTCTGGCTGATAAGGATTCAGAACCTTATCAGACTCTCGCTTACGAGGCCAATAGAGCC ATTGAATCTGCCATGTCTATGACACCGTTCTCGGATGAGTATATGGGATCATTGATAAACAATGTTTATCAAGGAGACGTGAGTCAAGGACAAGGCGGAGTCTTTATGAATGCAACTCTAAAGCTCACTTACGAAGCGAGAACAATTAGGCCAAGTTTAGCTGGAGAGCTCCAAAGACATCTACTAGGTGTTATTCATAGAAGGAATAACAATATTGGAAACAGTGCCTTATATGTGGACAGTCCACCTGGATCTATATCGAATTTGCAAg ATTTGGACGAATGCGCTTCGTCGGAATTGAACGATTGTCATTCCTCCGCCAGTTGTGCCAATACATTCGGCGGTTTCACGTGCTCCTGCAATCCGGGATTAAAAGATCCTCACAAAGACGATCTCGAAAAATCCGGTAGAATATGTCTGACGTGCCCTTCGACCTATTGCAATAATCGTGGCACTTGCTCTTATCAAGGAGATCAAATGCAATGCGC ATGCACCGGTAATTATTATGGAGCGCAATGCGAGGTTGATGGTGAAGTCTTGGGCGTTGCTATAGGCGCATCTGTGgctgcattaataataatcgtattGACGCTAGTCTGTCTCGTTATGTggag TCGAAAGTGGTCTCGCGAACAAAAGTCTGCACGTTCCCCGGTGTACGGTTACATTCAAGGCGGAATTCCCGGTACTCTTCCtg ggACTTTAGCGAGGGTCGGTTCTGTAGGTACTCTAGCATCCGTAAAACAAGGTCCGCCGACGAATTTACCGCCTTACATGTGGGCTCATTTTGGTGATCACATGGCAACAGCGAATCTCTACGCG ACCGAACCCATGGGCCCTACGCGACCGAGTTCAGCAATGTTCG